In Stigmatopora nigra isolate UIUO_SnigA chromosome 18, RoL_Snig_1.1, whole genome shotgun sequence, one genomic interval encodes:
- the ldb3b gene encoding LIM domain-binding protein 3b isoform X2: protein MSTYTVTLNGPAPWGFRLQGGKDFNMPLTISRITPGSKASGGSLAQGDIITAIDGASTDGLTHLEAQNKIKLATSRLVLSMQKSRRPAPVPTATPRMDSPMPVIPHQKVIANTPANVEYTPSFNPIALKDSALSTHKPIEVRGPGGKATIVHAQYNTPISMYSQDAIMDAIAGQSQAKGHEGTALPIKDPVVDCASPVYQAVIRPSDNALDLSEWARRAANLQSKSFRMLAHITGTEYMQDPDEEALQKSREKFESEMKGPRFAKLRKWHHGLSAQILNIQQ from the exons ATGAGCACGTACACGGTGACGCTGAACGGACCGGCGCCGTGGGGGTTCCGGCTGCAGGGTGGGAAGGATTTCAACATGCCCCTCACTATCTCCAGG ATAACCCCGGGCAGCAAAGCCTCGGGTGGCAGCCTGGCGCAGGGTGACATCATCACGGCCATCGATGGCGCCTCCACTGACGGCCTGACCCATTTGGAGGCTCAGAACAAAATCAAGTTGGCCACTAGCAGACTCGTGCTCAGCATGCAGAA GTCGAGACGTCCTGCGCCCGTTCCCACGGCAACCCCCAGGATGGACTCGCCCATGCCAGTCATCCCCCACCAGAAG gTTATCGCCAACACACCTGCCAA CGTGGAGTACACGCCCAGTTTCAACCCCATCGCTCTGAAGGACTCCGCCCTGTCCACCCACAAGCCTATTGAAGTGCGCGGCCCCGGCGGCAAGGCCACCATCGTGCACGCGCAGTACAACACGCCCATCAGCATGTACTCCCAGGACGCTATCATGGACGCCATCGCCGGTCAGTCGCAGGCCAAAGGTCACGAAGG CACGGCACTGCCAATAAAGGACCCAGTGGTGGACTGCGCCTCCCCCGTGTACCAGGCGGTCATCCGGCCGAGCGACAACGCCCTGGACTTGTCCGAGTGGGCTCGCCGGGCCGCCAACCTTCAGTCAAAGAGCTTTAGGATGCTGGCCCACATCACCGGAACTGAATATA TGCAAGACCCGGATGAGGAAGCCCTGCAAAAGTCAAG GGAGAAGTTTGAGTCGGAAATGAAAGGTCCTCGCTTCGCCAAGCTGAGGAAATGGCACCACGGATTGTCCGCACAGATCCTCAACATCCAGCAGTAA
- the ldb3b gene encoding LIM domain-binding protein 3b isoform X1, with product MSTYTVTLNGPAPWGFRLQGGKDFNMPLTISRITPGSKASGGSLAQGDIITAIDGASTDGLTHLEAQNKIKLATSRLVLSMQKSRRPAPVPTATPRMDSPMPVIPHQKVIANTPANVEYTPSFNPIALKDSALSTHKPIEVRGPGGKATIVHAQYNTPISMYSQDAIMDAIAGQSQAKGHEGEEAGSPLATALPIKDPVVDCASPVYQAVIRPSDNALDLSEWARRAANLQSKSFRMLAHITGTEYMQDPDEEALQKSREKFESEMKGPRFAKLRKWHHGLSAQILNIQQ from the exons ATGAGCACGTACACGGTGACGCTGAACGGACCGGCGCCGTGGGGGTTCCGGCTGCAGGGTGGGAAGGATTTCAACATGCCCCTCACTATCTCCAGG ATAACCCCGGGCAGCAAAGCCTCGGGTGGCAGCCTGGCGCAGGGTGACATCATCACGGCCATCGATGGCGCCTCCACTGACGGCCTGACCCATTTGGAGGCTCAGAACAAAATCAAGTTGGCCACTAGCAGACTCGTGCTCAGCATGCAGAA GTCGAGACGTCCTGCGCCCGTTCCCACGGCAACCCCCAGGATGGACTCGCCCATGCCAGTCATCCCCCACCAGAAG gTTATCGCCAACACACCTGCCAA CGTGGAGTACACGCCCAGTTTCAACCCCATCGCTCTGAAGGACTCCGCCCTGTCCACCCACAAGCCTATTGAAGTGCGCGGCCCCGGCGGCAAGGCCACCATCGTGCACGCGCAGTACAACACGCCCATCAGCATGTACTCCCAGGACGCTATCATGGACGCCATCGCCGGTCAGTCGCAGGCCAAAGGTCACGAAGG AGAGGAGGCGGGTTCCCCTTTGGC CACGGCACTGCCAATAAAGGACCCAGTGGTGGACTGCGCCTCCCCCGTGTACCAGGCGGTCATCCGGCCGAGCGACAACGCCCTGGACTTGTCCGAGTGGGCTCGCCGGGCCGCCAACCTTCAGTCAAAGAGCTTTAGGATGCTGGCCCACATCACCGGAACTGAATATA TGCAAGACCCGGATGAGGAAGCCCTGCAAAAGTCAAG GGAGAAGTTTGAGTCGGAAATGAAAGGTCCTCGCTTCGCCAAGCTGAGGAAATGGCACCACGGATTGTCCGCACAGATCCTCAACATCCAGCAGTAA